The sequence below is a genomic window from Polyangiaceae bacterium.
TCCGGTTCCGCCACCGCGTCCGGTTCCGCCACCGCGTCCGGTTCCGCCACCGCGTCCGGTTCCGCCACCGCGGTCGCCGCGTCTGTCCGCGCCTCTTCTTCGCTGTCTTGTCGGTCCGGCGCGGAACCTCCCGCCTCGCCCCGCTTGCCGCGTCGAAACAGCGCGATGAACGCGATGGCGAACAACGCGATGGCGCCGATCGCGCCGGCCGCCCCGTATCGGTTCATCTCGCTCTTCTTCGCGAGCTCGCCGCGCTCCATGCGGCCCAAGACGTCCCGCGCAAGCGTATTGTCGCCGTCCAAGTCGATCGCGCGGCGGACCAACACCTGATCGGCAACCCCCTTCTCCTGAAGCTTCATGGCTTCGAGGGTGAGGCTGAGGCTCTGGATGCGTTTGCGGAGCGCGTCGTCGTCGGTGATGCGGTCGGCGCGATGCAGCGCGTCCAAGGCCAGATCCGGCTGCTCTTCGGCGATCTTCTTGGCGTAGTCGAAGTAGCCCGGCGCCATCTTGGCGCGGTGCTCGAACATGGGGCTGCGCGCCAGCACCTTGTCGAAGGCGGCACGCGCGGCTTCGAGTTGCCCGTTCTCGTGAGCGGAGAGGCCCTCGTCGTACAGCTTGTACACCTGCGCCAGGCGCATGCGATCGAACTCGCCGAAGAGCTCGCGCGCGGTCCGCTCCCAGGTCCACTCCCGGGGCGGCTTCTTGCCGATGATGTTCTCGTAGGTGTCCCGGAGCTGCCAGGCGCCGACCTCGCCCATCAGCGCCACCGATTGCCGCGCGGCCTCCCGGACCTGAGAGCGCTCGCTGTTGGCGAAGGAGATCACGATGCGGGCGGCGTCGGGATCGCGAACGCGACCGTAGGCGCGCAGCACGTCCGCCAGGACCTGCTGATCCTCCGTCTGCACCGTCTCGCTCGGAATCGCCTTGCCCAACATGTCGAGCTGGCGATCGGCCCAGCGAGCGATCTTCTCCGCCGGGTGACGGTGGGTCTCCACCAAGGCGGCCACGGCCTTGTCCCCCAGCTTTTCCAGCCCAAGCTGGGTGTCCACGCGCAAGAACTCGCCGAAGCGCACGTACACGTCGATCAACACACGCACGGCCTGCACGCTGCCGATCTGCACCAGCATCCGGCTCATCGCGATCACGGCGACGAGGTCCTTCCAGGCCTTGTCGTCGGGGTGAGCGTACTTCACGAGCATGTCGAGGTAGTCCGGCGTCTTCACCCGCCCGCGCTTGCCCTCCGCCTTCATTTGCTCGCGCACGTCGCTGCGAGCTTTCTTGCGGATGGACTGCAGCGTCTTCTTCATCGCGTCGCGGTCGGCCTTGTCCGCTATCGCGTTCAGGCGCTGGTTGATGGCCGGCACCATCTTGCGCGGAACTTCCAGGATCTCCCGCACCGCGGTCTCCCGGGTGTGGGGATCTTTGGAGCGGAAGTGCCCGAGCAACAGGTCGAGGTCGTCGAGCTCCCCTTGCTTGGGTTGGGGCAGCTCGAGCTTGGGCACCTCGGGCAGCGGCGGCAGCTCGTGCTGGCGCTTGGGGGGCTCGCTACCGGCGTCGTCGTCCGCTCGGGCCAAAGAGGGCGCGAGCATCAGCGCACACACCAGACACAGCCAGGCCCAGAGCGGCCGGCCGAAAGTCTGCGGGGCTCGAGTGGACGTCCTCAATCGACTATTCGGAAGTCGGAGTACTCGCCGGTGTAGCTGCGCCAACGGGTTTCTACGCGGTCTACGCGGGCGGCGGTGGGGCCCTTCTGGGCCCAGCCGTACAGCTCGCGGATCGCCACCTCTTCGCCCTCCGCCAAGACCTCGACGGAGCCGTCACTCTTGTTCTTGACCCATCCGCTCAAACCGAGCCGGCGGGCTTCGCGCTGGGTCGACGCGCGGAAGTACACGCCCTGGACTCGGCCACGGACCATCAGGTGGAGCTGCTTGAGCGCCATGGGCCCGCGGTGTAGCGGAGCTGGGACGGACGCGCCAGAGTCACCCGCAATTTCCCTGGTTTTCCCCGCACTGAACGTATGGCGACGGCTGGTGGATCCCTGGGCCGGTCCGTGATGTGATCACTCTGGTGCCGGTCGAAGGCGATCACAAGCAACGGCGCAGCGTCGCGGAGCTGGAGGTGGCGCTGGCGCGCGAGGAGCGCATTGCGGGGGCGCTGCGCGAGGTCGGCAATGCGCTCGGTACCACGCTGGATCTGGACGACCTGCTGGAGCTGATCCTGGGGAAGGTCACGGAGCTGCTGGAGGCGGATCGGGCCACCCTGTACCTCTTGGACGAGGCCAGCAAGGAGCTCGTGAGCCGTCTGGTGGTGGGCCAGAAGGTGCGCAGCATTCGGGTGCGCGTGGGTCATGGCATTGCCGGCATGGTGGCGCAGACCGGACGCCCGATTCGCCTGTCGGACGCGTATGCCGACGAGCGCTTCGAGCGGCAGTGGGACGCCCTCACGGGATATCGAACGACCAGCATGCTGGCCGCTCCCTTGAAGAACCATCTGGGGCGAACCATCGGCGTGATCCAGGTGCTCAACAAGGTGCGGGGAGCCGAGTTCACCGTCGAGGACGAGGCCCTGTTGACGGCGCTCTCCACGCAGGCCGCGGTCGCCATCGACAACTCCCGCCTGTTCCTGTCCCTGATCCAGAAGAACAAGCAGCTGCTCGACACCAAGGAACAGCTCGAGCGGCGTCTTCGGGACTTGGAGCTC
It includes:
- the yccX gene encoding acylphosphatase, with translation MALKQLHLMVRGRVQGVYFRASTQREARRLGLSGWVKNKSDGSVEVLAEGEEVAIRELYGWAQKGPTAARVDRVETRWRSYTGEYSDFRIVD